The proteins below come from a single Miscanthus floridulus cultivar M001 chromosome 1, ASM1932011v1, whole genome shotgun sequence genomic window:
- the LOC136492306 gene encoding pectinesterase inhibitor 10-like encodes MASAATFLLIIAAAAWISLTDAAPSPSSSFVPPPPCAPPQSTVAFLRARCASTLYGVACYESLLPYACIFQTSHVKLARAASDVNVAWLRSISKRVKELVARGAACGTAGPESAALRDCASTVSSAAGLAKQSAAELAKLDAAGATVGRSQVRWAISNTQTWLSASMTNEATCADGLAATGAAASSPVAREVVMAVVRAKELTSIALALVHGIPVPP; translated from the coding sequence ATGGCGTCAGCAGCCACCTTCCTCCTGATCATCGCTGCAGCCGCATGGATATCGTTAACCGACGCCGCTCCCTCTCCGTCGTCGTCATTCGTCCCACCGCCGCCATGCGCACCACCGCAATCGACCGTGGCGTTTCTCCGCGCGCGCTGTGCCAGCACGCTGTACGGCGTGGCCTGCTACGAGTCTCTCCTCCCGTACGCGTGCATATTCCAGACCAGCCACGTCaagctcgcccgcgccgccagCGACGTCAACGTGGCCTGGCTCCGCTCGATCTCCAAGCGCGTCAAGGAGCTCGTCGCCCGCGGTGCTGCTTGTGGCACCGCCGGGCCCGAGTCAGCTGCGCTCCGCGACTGTGCCAGCACAGTGTCATCGGCCGCCGGCCTGGCCAAGCAGTCGGCGGCCGAGCTGGCCAAGCTCGACGCCGCAGGAGCCACCGTCGGGAGAAGTCAAGTCCGGTGGGCGATTTCCAACACCCAAACGTGGCTCAGCGCGTCCATGACGAACGAGGCGACATGCGCCGACGGGCTCGCGGCTACAGGCGCTGCAGCATCGTCGCCGGTGGCCAGGGAGGTAGTGATGGCAGTTGTGAGAGCCAAGGAGCTCACGAGCATCGCTCTCGCACTCGTTCATGGGATACCGGTTCCTCCGTGA